gaggcactgggtttgattcgcagcactgcatataaataaatacccactggcaactaaaaatattttttaaaataataattgctcAAGGAACTTAAATATATCCATAGCAGAGTCTGGCTCTGGGATTCTGACTTAATTGGTCTGGGATGAGTTGGGCATCACAATTTCTCAAAGTGCCCCAAGAGATTCTAACGTGCAGCCTGGACTGAGATCCAGTGTCTGAGACCAACCGTTTCATTTGCAGaagggaaaccgaggcccagagatGAGAGTGCATTTGTTCAAGGTCAAATAGCAAATGATTGAAGAGCACTCCTTTTCTGACACTATAGGACACAAAACACTAGACTCTACTTGTATCTTGATTATTTGGTTCTGTACATCGTCACAACACCTGGTGGGGGTATTCATCacccccattttatggatgaggataCTGAGGAACAAAACTGTCCAGATGACTTGCCCAAGGTAAGGGCAAGAACCTAGAACACCCTGGGCCTGGTACAGGACTCTTTTAACCCCATCCCATTGTTATATACAGGTTCTAGAATGAACAGGTCAATGCTGTGAGATAGGTTCCAGGTGTAAAGGGGAGGGACTATGAGGTGACATTCTAGAAGGGTGGAGAGGGTAGGACAGGAGGCATATGACTATTCCCTCACAAACAGGGGCTGTGGGGCAGCCATGTCCTACTTCATGTCTCCACAGACTCATCCCGGTCTTCTGCCTTCTAGCCAAGGTGAGAGGGGTCTAATGGAATTGGAGGAGGCAAAGCAACTTCCCACGTGAAGTTATCTCCTGGTTCCAGGGAGGTGGAGGTTCTGCCAGGCATTTTTGGGCTGGCCCTAGTGTcaattcttagaagaaaagccATTCCAAAAGTCCTTGCCAATTACTAACCACTCATTTGCTCACTTAGTCATTCAACAAACTGCTCCATCACCTGCTCAGTGTTGGGAAGTGGGGGTACGGATGTGAGTAACGCTTAACGCCTCACCTCTAGACAGTCCTCTTGGGTTGGTATTAATTGCTCCTGCTCCTAAGCCCTGCCCCTCAGGGCCTCTTCTTCAGAGACCAAGAATAACATTCCATCTTATTCCTATCTCTGCAGGTGGGGCTGCTTCTCCGGGTTCGTCCCTTGGCCTCTATAGTCCTGCAGAGCCAGTGGTGGTGGCCTCTGGTGGATTAGGCCCACTGAGCCAGAAAGCCGAGCAGGTGGTacctgctgcccaggcctggggcccCACCCTGGCAGTGCCTGAAGCCAGGGTCTGCTCTGGGGGTGCTAGCTGGGAGATACCACGGAGGAAGGAGTACAGCCGATACTGCCACAAATTCCCCAGCGTGAGGCAACCGGAGAGCCTGGGCTGGGAGAATGGCTGCTCCAGAAGCAGAGTTCCCCACCTGGGTGGCCCCAGCAGGCCTGGGCCCCTGCTGCTGTGTGGGCTGCCACCAGGGGTTCTGCCGGTGCCCTCTGAGGCGGGGGGGAAGGAGGCCGGCTCCCAGCCCGACATCTGCATCCTTACCCTGGCTATGATGATCGCCGGCATCCCCACCGTGCCTGTCCCAGGCCTGCGGGAAGAAGACCTGATCCGGGCAGCTCAAGCTTTCATGATGGCCCATCCAGAGCCTGAGGGAGCTGTGGAGGGCACGCGGTGGGAGCAGGTGCATGCCCACGCAGCCTCTGGGCAGATGCCCCTAATGAGATCCAGGAGGGGCCAGCCTCCTGGCTCCTGCTTGTAGCTGGATGAAATAGCACCAGACACATAGGGTGGCTTCTCTGTATGGTTTTTGGGTAGACAGGATGGGGGTGGGGTATGGCAGGGGGCAGGTTGGGCCACTGACAAATTCTAGTTCTTCATTAGGGTTCAGACCCCAAGAAGTTTCTCTTGCTGCCACTAAGACAAGAGGTAGGTCTGATCAGATAGTTATAATTGAAATTACTTAAGTAGGCAATCCTGCTTTGAGAGTGGAGGCTCCTATATTGAGTACTTGatcaaaatttcctttaaaaaaaattttttttttttttgcagtagtaGGGATcatctccctaaattgcctaggctggcattgaatttggaatcctcctgcctcagtctcccaaatagctgggattataggtgtgcatcaccacacccagcttgatcAAAATTTCTTGTAAAGTCCTAAGCAATGTGAAATTTCCTCTTGCCCTAGATTTTCCAGCCTCTTGAAGGCAGGTGATGAGACGGACCATCAGCAAGGAAGGAAACTGAACACTTGGTTGAGCACCTACTAGGCATCTGGATTAGTAGAAGTCCACTCTTCTTTAATCTGGCCAACCCGGTGAAGATGCCCATTTTTACAAACAAATTGAGGTTTAGAGAGTTGAGCTGTCCTGAGTCCTACAGCTATTAAAAGATGAACCATGTTTCAAAAATAAGGCAGGGATAAACCAGATGCAGTggtttatgcctgtaatcccagcttacttggaggctgaggcaacttagtgagaccctgtctcataatgaaaaagaaaatatttaaaagggctgagaatgtagctcagtggtagagtgaccctgggttcaattcacagtattgtcaaaaaaaaaaaaaggcagggaaaaACCTGGATTCACATGTGGTATCACATGCCAATTCTAAATTCTGTTTCTTTCACAATATATCATAAATTGTGaggcacaaaacaaaaaactggacaAGTGTTAGAATATGCAACATTTAACTTTATTGATCCCAAGATGGAGCCAGGAGAAAAATTGCTGGGAACCTGGCTCAGCCACTTTCCTGAGCAGCCTCTCCTCTGTGGGAAGGCTCCCGGGTCAACTCACCCATGGGGTGTGGTCAGGTGAGTGATCTCATGACTAGGGCAGCTGTTACCAAGCCCTGGCCCTCAAACTCAGCACCCAATGTCTTCTCTTGGATCTGGGGTTGCCTATTTTTGTAAGATCTTTGAGCTAAGAACTGTTTTTACCTTATGAAAATGTtgtcaaaacaaaaccaagaacatACAACAGCCACTTATATGCCCatcaaagtctaaaatatttactctcggGCTCTTTACAGAAAGAATCTTAAAGACACATTTTACGGAGCAGACTATGGTAGAGTAGAAGACTCTTGTCCTTATTGTGGAAGCAGGGACCATGGCCGACTGAGAGCTtgagtgtgtgagtgtacatGTGGCACAGGAGCATTTCTGGGCGTCAGGAGTGATCAGAGTTGCACCTGCTCGTAGGGGCCGATCCAGGTGTCGGCTAGCTCCCGCAGGGTGCTGTACCGCCGCTCAAACTCCTCCTTGCTGCAGTGCTGCAAGAGTCGACCCACCTCCTCAGTTAAAAGTGTCACTGCCAGGTGCTTATCCAGGGTCTCATTCCACTTGCTGCCCAGGATGCTGTCTAGACTGGTGGCACAGCTTGCTGTCCACTGAGCTGGCAGCATGTCTGGTTGGAGCACCTGGCGGCGGGCACTGAGCATGGCTAGGATGTGGCGGCAGGGCAGGTGGAAGGCCTGGTTAAAGTAGCAGCTACAGCTGGCAGGGGGCTGCGGCTGCACCTTGTGGGTGTCCTCTAGGATCTGTATGTTCATCTTTTCTGAGTCAGAGCCGATGAGGTGCATGGATTTCTGGACCACAGCAAGCTCAcccaggcagagctgggctgCTGGCCCTGTGCAGATGGCATTGAGGGAGTGCTGGATGCGAGCTTCTACCAACTGCTCAACTCTGGGGCTTTCAGGGCTGGCCTCTGATGGAGGACAGTTGTTCTGGGGACCCAGGCCTAGGCTGAAGCTTGCCTTGTCTCCAGGGTTTTGCTGCATGTATCGGAACAGAGAGGCCATACCCTGTTTCTCAGATGGGGTGGTGCCAAAGAACTGACTGAGGATGCGGGTGGTAATCTCAAGGCTCTGGAAGTAGCGGCTGCTCTCGGCTCGGCTTCTCCAGCGGTGGGCCAGCCAGATGCGGTCGTTGAGCAGCCAGTGTGAGTGGAGCTCCGGCAGCCGGGATGGGGGGATGCAGTTGCTCAGGAGTGTATACAACTTCCTCAGGTTGCCTGCTGTGGCTGAGCACATGGTGCTCTGCAGGGAGGTCAGGAGCACCCTCTCCACAGGTCGTTCAAGGGACAGCTGATAGAACTTGCCCTGGAGGAACTTGCAAATGTGAAAGGCCGAGAGCAAGACCTCAGCGGTGGGGAACTCCATGGCGAGGGTGGGCAGTGGGAGGAAGTGGGGATCCACCAGGATGGTGCAGACTCTCTCCCATGCTGGGTTAAACTTCTTGAACACCTGGAACATCTGGGCGAGGCTTTCAGCATCCTCCTTGGCAGGGATGGCAAAGTAGACAGCCCGAGCTAGAGGACCCTCCAGCTGCACTCGAGGTCCATCCACCAGGAAGGTGTACAACACCTTGCCTCTTGGATTATAGGTCCGGTGGATAAATAAGATCTCTGGGAAATGGGCAAAAACATCTTGCATAAAGCAGCTTTGGTAGTTGAAGGTATCTAGCTGGGGAGTCTTGCTAACCTGGTGCAGCAGCATAGGTGGACTTGAGTCCTTAATCAGAAGCCCATTCAGCATTGTCAGGGCCATGGGAAATGTCTAAATGCTCAGGTCAAAATACTTTCTCTGGAGGTTCAAGCTTCCAGTAACTCAAGGCTTGAGGCTTAATGGTAGTTTCCAGATCTTGTTCCAAAGATGTGCCTATGGAAAGGAACAGAGGTATAAGGAGACAGTAGGGACTTGGCTCTTCAATTATTCATCTAGATAATATTTATTGCAAACTTACTGTGTCATCACTGTAAATAAAGCAAGGATATATCAGATAATGAGGGTTACAAACACCATAAAACCGAGTAATGGGAGGGAGAAAGAGTTGCGGAAGGTGGATACTTTAAGGTGATTGGAGAAGTTCTCTCTGGGGGAAGGAAGATGACACTGGAGATCAGACTGCAACAAGAGGCTAGCCACAGAAAGACATATGGTTCCAGGGGACATAAATAGGTGTAAGGCCAAAGCTGCATATAgtctttgggttttctttttttttttttttttaattttaatagcaatCTAAATATTTGTATGGCCTTTATATTTGCAAAGTACTACTCAACATCCATTCTTTCGTTTGGTCCTGGTACACGCAAATGTAAGTGGCTCAAACTTGCTGGGGTAAGTCAGTGATCACCTTTGAAACTCAATCCCTTCCACCACAAAATGGGGTTAATGCGCATGGTTGCCCTGCTTCTAAGTAGGCAATGTTTGTTActcaaatatttcctttaaaatgagtGTGGTggaaatgcctgtaatcccagctacttgggaggctgaggcagaagtatcacaagttcaaggccaactgggcaatttagggagaccctatctcaaaaacacaaaaaagggctgggggtgtagctcagtggtagaactgagccctaggctcaatccccaatactgcatcAAGAAAAGCATCCTCTAGTTGGTCCTCAAACGGGTTATCACCCCCTTTTACAGgtgagaaactgaggttcaaagttATTAAGTGATCTGCCCACCATTACTGCCCGTGGATGGAAGTCAAGTATTTGGCTCGACATTCTGACTATTTCCTACAGGGTCCCAAAACCGGGAACTGAGAGGGAATGCGGGGTTTGACCTCTCACCTCTAACCCGGGCGGGAGATGGGGATGCCTGACGTTAGCGTTCGGAATCCAGCAGAGCGGAAGTCAGCCTCACGCCCCTGGGGAGCTGTGTGACTGCCGCCAGACGCGACCAAGAGCTTCACACCTCCACTCCCCCAGAAAGCACTCCCCAACAATCTGGCTCGGTCGCCATTTCCCCCAGTTGACCCTGCCTCTGACTGACCTCTAGGCTCGCCAACCACAGCGCCAGCTTTGCGGTGACTCGGGCCAATGACCTGAGGAACTCGCTTTGTCTTTGGTGCCACGGGCCAATCACAGCCCGGAAATTTCGAGGGCGGGTGCTGTTACCAGGGTTACGAGAGGCTCGGCTGGCAGGAACCAATGAAAGCCTAAGGGAGGACGCTTGCCTCTGAGCCCCGAGGCTGGAACTCTGGAGCCTCCCTTTAGGCTAGACGACTGGCTGGGGCCGTTATTATGGAAACTTCCTCAAAGGCCAAAAAacgaaaatgaaaataaatagctgTGTTTTACCGAAATCTCGTGTGTATGTGTGGCAGAACTCCAAAGTCCCAGCAAATGTACTGCGCACCCTACCTTGCGGGGAAACTGAAGCCCTGTTCTCAAATTCTGCctcctcgtgtgtgtgtgtgtgtggggggggggggggggggggggcgcggtCAGGAACTTCCCCATTGGCGTTGTCCAGCCCAATTCCTTCCAGAATTTTCACAAGATACAGAATGGCTGTGACGTAAGGTTCCAGTGAACTAATGTAAGACTTCCATCTTTCATCTGCAGTTCCCCTGAGACAATCTTAATGATTACCGGCCTTTAGACAATGAAGATTACCAACACCAAAAGTCAGTGCTGATATCACCGCATCAAAATGTTTATAGAGAGCTGGAGGGGAAATCCAGGACCAGAACAGGCCAACATACTAATTTTTACGGATGAGTTTAGTGGGTCAAAGAAATTGATGCAAGTTGATGGCAGTCAAGTCTAGGATTCACGTTTCTTCTCTCCCAGTCTATTTGGCTTCCTCATACAATATAAGGCAACCTGAAATCAATGCTGAAGTTGGTAGGAAAAGGCAAATAGTGGACTGCTAACTCGTTGAATTTATGGTAGTAGGTTCTATTTGGCTCCACAACCCCATTAGACAACTTCCTTTACAATTAACAAATCCACCTGAAGCTGGAATGTAGATCAGTAGTAGATCATGcgtgcctggcatgcacaaggtcctgagttcaaaaccagcaatACAAACTAAAAAACATACCCACCCCAAGAGTGCCCAATGCCTGATGGTAAATCAGGAGTCCTGACATGCAGTCGTCCTTCCTTGCCTGATCAATCGGAACACATTTCCCCTgctcatcttatttttttaaaaaactttatttaatatgaataaaaataggTACAAATAACAGATTCTTCATAAAGAGCAGCAACAATCAAGGGTCACCCTCCTTCTCTATGTTCCTGAAAACAGGCCTTTTTACCAGGCCCATTTTATCTCATCCTATCCTGGGGTAGGGGTCCATCTCTGTAGGGAGAACACATTCTCATCTTAGGGgttgggggagaaagagaggtgACCTTTTAGTATGGAGATAACTTTGGCCTTGAACAACGATGAGGTGCCCATGGAATGCCAAAGGGAGGGCTGCAAAGGGGCAGATTcacagtgggatttttttttaaataatctttctaGCCTTACCAAGGAAGACATTGGTCAAAACACTGACCCCTATTGTGACCTCCCCACTCTGAACTCTCACACTTCCTAGGAGAGGGGTTTGGTCAACTGTGCCAGTGCAAGTGATTCAATCCTGAATTGTGACTTCAGCAGGAGGGAGGTCCCTCCCCTTCTTCATGTTTTCCCCAGAGGAAAGGGAGGCGGCCTACATCCCTGAAGTCTCCTGGCTGCTGAATGGACTCGGGAGGCTCACAGGGATCAGCCCAGATGTCCACAATCTTGCGCAGGGTAGAATAGCGCTCTTCCAGCTCTGGTCCCTCGGTCTGCATTAGCAGGTTTGCCAGCTCTCTACTTAGGTCCTGAATCATATCGTTGCGACTTTGCTTTTCAGGTTGGTCTGTGTGTGGGATCACACCTCGGTCCTGGAGCTCCCCATTGGGCCCCAGGAGGTGCTGGTACTTCTTCTGCCATCGTCTACAAACCATGGCTTCACCTACAGGTTGCTGGTTGGTATGCAGCAGGGCCAAAATGTGCCGGCAAGGCAGGTGGTACCATTGTTGAAAGGAACAGCTGCAGCTACAGCCATCTTTGCTAACCTGGTGAGAGTCCTCTAGCAGCTGAACGTTCACCGAGGACCCGGTCATGTCCAGCAGATGGGTGGAATTCTGTACCACCTCCCACTCATTGTGGCACAGTTTGTAGGCTAGTTCAGACCCACTTTGGTTCAAGATGTCTAGCATGCCACCCAGGGAGGGCTGCACCTGGGGCTGCTGCTGCAACTGAACTAGCTGTGAGTCTGGCTTTGTCTCTTCCACAGGGAGCCTTGTGAGGGTCCCTCCACAGATTCTAAAATGCTTCTTGGTCTTTGGTAGCATGCTTGGAGGCCGGGTTCTCTTTAACTTGGAAGGAGCTGGGGGTAAGTTCTTCAAGCCCTTGGTATTAAAGAAGTCTATGTAATCCACAAAGCGGAGGATGCAGTCCAGCAGGGACTGCTGTTCCCGAAAGAGACTTGACACCTTGCTGGTGACAATGTCTAGGCTGTCCATGTAGGTATTACACGCATGGAGGCCCTTCCTTACGTGCATGTACCATAGCAGTTCACAGGAGAACCAGTGGGCCTGCAGGAAGCTGAAGAGATCTTCATCTAGCAGGGCCTGGGACATCTGACAGAGATTTTTAAGGCTGGCATCAGAAGTGACAAACACAGCCTCCCGAAGGGCTTCCTTCATGAGCCTTTTAAAGGATGGATTTGCTGAACTACGATGTAACTTCTTCTCTAAGAGCCGGGTTGTGTGGTAGATGGAAAGAAGGATGCGGGCAGCAGGGAAGGTCTCCTGCAGAATGGCCCGGTGAGGGAATGAAGGGTCCACAAAGACCACCTTGACCTTGGGCCAATCAGAGTTAAACTCTGTGAAAATGCTCAGCATCTTGGCCACAGAGGTGGCTGTCTCGGTCTTGAGCACAGCAAAATGGACTACTCGCCCTTCTCGTTCCTTGTTCTCTACTAAGAAAGCATAGAGGATGTGGCCCTGGGCGTTCTCCACGCGGTGCAGCAAGAGATTCTCTGGGAAGCGAATGAATAGGTCACTCATCTTGCTGCTCTGGAAGCTCAGCTGGTCCAGGTCTTGGCTGGTACCCACACTGAAGGAAGCCATGGAACCCTCATCTACCTTAAGTAAGTTCTTCATCACTTCTGCTATCGTAGCCAGATCAGAAGGAGTGATGCCCTCCTGCTCTGACTTTGAGGGCACTTGTACCGCATTTAGGCAAAATGATGGTTCTACTGGGGACTTTTCAGTTCTAATAAGGTGCTTCTCAAATGTGGGCAGTACCGGCTGGAGTGTCTGCAGATACACTGTCCTTTGAGATTTGCCAACGGTGTCTCCTCCAGGAATAGCGGTTTTGGAATCATAATGTACATGGTGGGTGTTAAGTTCACTGATAAAGAGTCTATCTAGTCTCTCGTTGTACCTCAGGAGCAAATATGCTGGGCACATGTTCGCCTTCCGTGTTCTCTTCCTGTTTGACTGGGTCCGAATACAGACAAATTTCACCTGCACATATCTAGGGAAGGTAGAGGTGACAGTGAGAAAGGTGCTGACTACCCCCTCTCTCTTATATGATTAAGGCCTGCAGGGATTTATACAGGCTGATGTTTCCTGGAGACCACAACCTAGTGTGGAATGGAAAGcagcagctgggtgcagtggcgcgtGCTGGATTttccagcagttcgggaggctgaggcaagaggatcaaaagttcaaagtcggcctcagcaacttagtgaggccctaagcaactcagcaagaccctgtctctaaataaaatataaaaaagggctcggggtgtggctcagtggttaagttaagggtccctggttcaattcccagtaccaaaaaaaaaagatagatttaCATGAACTCTCCAGTCCCAAAGTATTTAGCTCTTTCTTCAAGACTCCTCAACCGTAACTCCTCTTACTTTCCTCCCTAGCAATTCTAAGCCCCAgtcctttcattctctttctgttGCCAT
The Sciurus carolinensis chromosome 2, mSciCar1.2, whole genome shotgun sequence DNA segment above includes these coding regions:
- the Spata25 gene encoding spermatogenesis-associated protein 25, with protein sequence MSYFMSPQTHPGLLPSSQGGAASPGSSLGLYSPAEPVVVASGGLGPLSQKAEQVVPAAQAWGPTLAVPEARVCSGGASWEIPRRKEYSRYCHKFPSVRQPESLGWENGCSRSRVPHLGGPSRPGPLLLCGLPPGVLPVPSEAGGKEAGSQPDICILTLAMMIAGIPTVPVPGLREEDLIRAAQAFMMAHPEPEGAVEGTRWEQVHAHAASGQMPLMRSRRGQPPGSCL
- the Zswim1 gene encoding zinc finger SWIM domain-containing protein 1 codes for the protein MALTMLNGLLIKDSSPPMLLHQVSKTPQLDTFNYQSCFMQDVFAHFPEILFIHRTYNPRGKVLYTFLVDGPRVQLEGPLARAVYFAIPAKEDAESLAQMFQVFKKFNPAWERVCTILVDPHFLPLPTLAMEFPTAEVLLSAFHICKFLQGKFYQLSLERPVERVLLTSLQSTMCSATAGNLRKLYTLLSNCIPPSRLPELHSHWLLNDRIWLAHRWRSRAESSRYFQSLEITTRILSQFFGTTPSEKQGMASLFRYMQQNPGDKASFSLGLGPQNNCPPSEASPESPRVEQLVEARIQHSLNAICTGPAAQLCLGELAVVQKSMHLIGSDSEKMNIQILEDTHKVQPQPPASCSCYFNQAFHLPCRHILAMLSARRQVLQPDMLPAQWTASCATSLDSILGSKWNETLDKHLAVTLLTEEVGRLLQHCSKEEFERRYSTLRELADTWIGPYEQVQL
- the Zswim3 gene encoding zinc finger SWIM domain-containing protein 3 isoform X1, yielding MELGSCFKTYEDFKECFSAYKKENRCSFILRDCVSVRFHNLNHGTTIREDILYVQVKFVCIRTQSNRKRTRKANMCPAYLLLRYNERLDRLFISELNTHHVHYDSKTAIPGGDTVGKSQRTVYLQTLQPVLPTFEKHLIRTEKSPVEPSFCLNAVQVPSKSEQEGITPSDLATIAEVMKNLLKVDEGSMASFSVGTSQDLDQLSFQSSKMSDLFIRFPENLLLHRVENAQGHILYAFLVENKEREGRVVHFAVLKTETATSVAKMLSIFTEFNSDWPKVKVVFVDPSFPHRAILQETFPAARILLSIYHTTRLLEKKLHRSSANPSFKRLMKEALREAVFVTSDASLKNLCQMSQALLDEDLFSFLQAHWFSCELLWYMHVRKGLHACNTYMDSLDIVTSKVSSLFREQQSLLDCILRFVDYIDFFNTKGLKNLPPAPSKLKRTRPPSMLPKTKKHFRICGGTLTRLPVEETKPDSQLVQLQQQPQVQPSLGGMLDILNQSGSELAYKLCHNEWEVVQNSTHLLDMTGSSVNVQLLEDSHQVSKDGCSCSCSFQQWYHLPCRHILALLHTNQQPVGEAMVCRRWQKKYQHLLGPNGELQDRGVIPHTDQPEKQSRNDMIQDLSRELANLLMQTEGPELEERYSTLRKIVDIWADPCEPPESIQQPGDFRDVGRLPFLWGKHEEGEGPPSC
- the Zswim3 gene encoding zinc finger SWIM domain-containing protein 3 isoform X2, with amino-acid sequence MLVTGSTWGKRYVQVKFVCIRTQSNRKRTRKANMCPAYLLLRYNERLDRLFISELNTHHVHYDSKTAIPGGDTVGKSQRTVYLQTLQPVLPTFEKHLIRTEKSPVEPSFCLNAVQVPSKSEQEGITPSDLATIAEVMKNLLKVDEGSMASFSVGTSQDLDQLSFQSSKMSDLFIRFPENLLLHRVENAQGHILYAFLVENKEREGRVVHFAVLKTETATSVAKMLSIFTEFNSDWPKVKVVFVDPSFPHRAILQETFPAARILLSIYHTTRLLEKKLHRSSANPSFKRLMKEALREAVFVTSDASLKNLCQMSQALLDEDLFSFLQAHWFSCELLWYMHVRKGLHACNTYMDSLDIVTSKVSSLFREQQSLLDCILRFVDYIDFFNTKGLKNLPPAPSKLKRTRPPSMLPKTKKHFRICGGTLTRLPVEETKPDSQLVQLQQQPQVQPSLGGMLDILNQSGSELAYKLCHNEWEVVQNSTHLLDMTGSSVNVQLLEDSHQVSKDGCSCSCSFQQWYHLPCRHILALLHTNQQPVGEAMVCRRWQKKYQHLLGPNGELQDRGVIPHTDQPEKQSRNDMIQDLSRELANLLMQTEGPELEERYSTLRKIVDIWADPCEPPESIQQPGDFRDVGRLPFLWGKHEEGEGPPSC